A genomic window from Spartobacteria bacterium includes:
- a CDS encoding PAS domain S-box protein yields the protein MIWILFVLSGCMLVLAFWLVLLRQRLYEQGQKLVHNEQRYKRAQYVAHVGSWEYDVEAGTFWGSDEAARLYGFDPESHLFSPETVEQCIPERERVHQALVDLIEHDAAYDLTFEIKPADGRPPRMISSVAQCLRDEQGRAKKVIGVIYDVTERCQMDEALRQREAQLRLKLDSLLSSSESLDVDELINVLDISALQPLMERLASISGMVTAILDLKGNILVAAGWQDICTKFHRIHPEASRACKESDLQFTKDIQPESFRAYRCKNGLWDMATPLMIGDKHVGNIYTGQFFYDDEQVDRQSFIERAKKYGFDEVAYLAALDRVPRISREKACEVMRFLSMLARLVSKLNYRNIQLAQANCEQKRIEDQLVQRREDLEKLVAKRTAELALVNAEQRLIFDSMRAMIWYKDTKNNFVRANKAAAASIGKSVEEIEGCSAAELFPDDAERYYADDMEVIQSRVPKLGIVEPMQVSATEKKWVQTDKIPVLDETGSVTGLILFITDITELRNANQESEKRSEELNKMVRAMAGRENRMASLKKQNKKLRKQLEDAGMTPVEEDLM from the coding sequence ATGATCTGGATACTTTTTGTGCTGTCGGGCTGTATGCTCGTGTTAGCCTTTTGGCTCGTACTGCTGCGGCAGCGTCTCTACGAGCAGGGTCAGAAATTAGTCCATAATGAACAGCGATATAAGCGTGCGCAGTATGTGGCACATGTGGGCAGTTGGGAATATGATGTGGAAGCCGGCACGTTCTGGGGGTCTGATGAAGCGGCCAGGCTGTATGGATTTGATCCTGAGAGCCATCTTTTTTCCCCTGAGACGGTGGAGCAGTGTATCCCGGAACGGGAGCGGGTGCATCAGGCATTGGTCGATCTGATTGAACATGATGCCGCATATGATTTGACCTTTGAAATTAAGCCTGCCGACGGCCGTCCCCCGCGTATGATTTCATCCGTGGCGCAATGTCTGCGTGACGAGCAGGGGCGCGCTAAAAAAGTAATCGGAGTCATTTATGATGTCACAGAACGCTGTCAGATGGACGAGGCGTTGAGACAGCGGGAGGCCCAGTTAAGATTGAAGCTCGATTCGCTGCTGTCGTCATCCGAATCGCTGGACGTCGATGAACTGATCAATGTGCTGGACATATCGGCACTGCAGCCGCTGATGGAGAGACTTGCGAGTATTTCAGGCATGGTTACCGCGATTCTCGATCTCAAGGGAAACATTCTGGTGGCTGCGGGCTGGCAGGATATCTGCACAAAATTCCACAGAATTCACCCCGAGGCCAGTCGCGCCTGTAAGGAAAGTGATCTTCAGTTCACAAAAGATATCCAGCCGGAATCATTTCGCGCTTATAGATGTAAAAACGGCCTGTGGGATATGGCAACCCCGTTGATGATTGGTGATAAGCACGTTGGGAACATTTATACAGGGCAGTTTTTTTATGATGATGAGCAGGTTGATCGTCAGAGCTTTATCGAAAGAGCGAAAAAGTACGGCTTTGACGAGGTGGCGTATTTAGCGGCTCTGGATCGTGTGCCGCGCATTAGTCGCGAAAAGGCATGCGAAGTGATGCGTTTTCTGTCGATGTTAGCAAGGCTCGTTTCAAAGTTGAATTACAGAAATATTCAGCTGGCTCAGGCGAACTGCGAACAGAAACGCATTGAAGATCAGCTGGTACAGCGTCGGGAAGATTTGGAAAAACTGGTTGCAAAAAGAACAGCGGAGCTGGCACTTGTCAATGCAGAGCAGCGCCTTATCTTTGATTCTATGCGAGCCATGATTTGGTATAAGGATACCAAAAATAATTTTGTCCGTGCGAATAAGGCGGCGGCGGCATCGATTGGAAAATCGGTGGAAGAGATAGAAGGATGTTCCGCTGCTGAATTGTTTCCGGACGATGCTGAACGGTATTATGCGGACGATATGGAGGTTATTCAGTCGCGCGTGCCCAAATTGGGCATTGTCGAGCCCATGCAGGTTTCAGCAACGGAGAAAAAGTGGGTGCAGACGGATAAAATTCCTGTCTTAGATGAAACGGGATCGGTTACAGGACTTATTTTGTTTATCACTGATATCACCGAGCTCCGCAACGCCAATCAGGAATCGGAAAAACGCAGTGAAGAACTGAATAAAATGGTTCGCGCCATGGCTGGACGCGAAAACCGGATGGCCTCATTGAAGAAACAGAATAAAAAGCTTCGCAAACAGCTGGAAGATGCAGGTATGACGCCTGTTGAAGAGGATCTGATGTAG
- a CDS encoding TetR/AcrR family transcriptional regulator — MNKAVGETWEKLRLAATELFAEMGYNGTSVRSICDKAGANIGAVNYHFGSKQGLYEVVVRDMFTDLTGAVKDLHITPSDQESWEKALTVWVHSFLSLLLSKRAPDKWLGQLCARELTDPSQVSNFLFQNFFKPVSSELRRMIQMGLTPEHTKAEEQYFVISVLSQCIMMCNRRAPWDHIIIPVEIPINQWIEEYGQHVVRTITSQLSFRGNPFYRD, encoded by the coding sequence GTGAATAAGGCAGTTGGAGAAACATGGGAAAAGTTAAGACTTGCCGCAACAGAGCTCTTTGCGGAAATGGGATATAACGGAACCAGTGTGCGTTCTATTTGTGATAAGGCCGGTGCCAATATCGGTGCGGTAAACTATCATTTTGGATCGAAACAGGGGCTGTATGAGGTGGTCGTAAGGGATATGTTCACCGATTTAACGGGAGCGGTAAAGGATTTGCATATCACTCCCAGCGATCAGGAGAGCTGGGAAAAAGCACTGACTGTATGGGTGCATTCTTTTCTGTCCCTGCTGTTATCCAAAAGAGCACCCGATAAATGGCTTGGACAACTGTGCGCCCGCGAATTAACCGATCCGTCACAGGTCAGCAATTTTCTCTTTCAGAATTTTTTTAAGCCGGTATCCAGCGAGCTTCGGCGCATGATCCAGATGGGATTAACTCCGGAGCATACCAAAGCGGAAGAGCAGTATTTTGTGATTTCCGTACTGTCACAATGCATCATGATGTGCAACCGCCGGGCTCCCTGGGATCACATTATTATTCCCGTGGAGATTCCCATAAACCAATGGATTGAAGAGTATGGACAACACGTGGTGCGAACCATCACTTCACAGCTTTCCTTTCGCGGAAATCCCTTTTATCGGGACTGA
- a CDS encoding cobalamin-binding protein — MKSETPRKSSELHLAIDHVIIDNSCSTRYDTITQLEYEGYLDHLLMGRKSPCVDYVQKLLTQKIGVKELYTGLYHRALYDVGDLWAQNKVSVATEHMATAITEYLMTLSYSQLFLQPANGLRAVVACVEQEYHQLGAKMVADILELRGWNTAFLGANTPLESLITFVAHTRPHLLCLSVSIYFNIPHFLKSVHRIRHKFPELPIFIGGQAFLHGGLEHIEDIPQVQFIGSLDELEQAQIGIQKAASA; from the coding sequence TTGAAGAGTGAAACGCCTCGCAAATCCAGCGAATTGCATCTTGCCATTGATCATGTCATCATAGATAATTCGTGCAGTACGAGATACGATACAATAACACAGCTCGAGTACGAGGGATATTTAGACCATCTGCTTATGGGACGCAAAAGCCCCTGTGTGGATTATGTGCAAAAATTGCTAACCCAAAAAATAGGAGTTAAAGAACTCTATACCGGACTCTACCACCGGGCCCTTTACGATGTGGGAGATTTGTGGGCGCAAAACAAGGTGTCAGTCGCCACAGAACACATGGCCACCGCCATCACCGAATATCTAATGACTCTGAGTTATTCACAGCTTTTTTTGCAGCCGGCGAACGGACTGCGAGCCGTGGTCGCATGTGTTGAACAGGAATACCACCAGCTCGGTGCCAAAATGGTGGCCGACATACTGGAACTGCGAGGATGGAATACCGCGTTCCTTGGTGCAAATACACCCCTTGAATCGCTGATAACCTTTGTAGCTCACACTCGGCCCCATTTGTTATGCCTGTCTGTCAGTATATATTTCAATATTCCGCACTTCTTGAAATCAGTACATCGAATCAGACACAAGTTCCCGGAACTGCCTATATTTATCGGCGGCCAGGCTTTTCTACACGGAGGACTGGAACACATCGAAGATATCCCTCAAGTGCAATTTATCGGCTCCCTTGATGAACTGGAGCAGGCACAAATCGGGATTCAGAAGGCTGCATCTGCATGA
- a CDS encoding efflux RND transporter permease subunit codes for MNEHPHPTPSLMNRAAGFCLKNPFLVLPVLLGVIFWGIYTAPFDWHVPGLTRDPVPVDAIPDIGENQQIVFTQWTGRSPQDVEDQITYPLTVALLGIPDIKTVRGYSMFGFSTIYVTFKESADFYSSRTRILEKLNALPPHFLPEDVSPTLGPDATALGQIFWYTLEGRDPEGHPVGGWNLEELRTIQDGQVRYALQAADGVAEVSSIGGFVREYQVDADPDLLRHYGISITQLAQAIRQSNTDTGARTMEINRVEYMLRGAGFIRSVEDVNLTVITNRDGIPVYVQDVAKVAVGPAPRRGALDKGGIETVGGVAVSRFGAHPLATIRHVKEKISELSAGMPEKVFIDFSQTTMAQVQQFADDANLPIPDDGQLDQTAWLGWARRHDLKDYPAWMKRSKVTLIPFYDRTRLIHETLNTLNTAMIQQVLVTLLVVMVMIRHVRASLLISSLMPMAILGTFVLMKYTGVDAHVIALSGMAIAIGTLVDMGIVMCENIRRHLGLADFSKVTSRDVIYEAVAEVSGAVTTAVAATIVGFAPVFALQASAGKLFRPLAFTITYALGVALLLALLVLPTLARMLLSPRKKSALTRRIETRLPAKGLSQGVRILPWLAIIPVLLFLAQDWLPLGPEQGFIRNALFVTLLCGLFLALFGLFQHNYAALLGIMLNHKKWFALIPLSLACFGMLGWLGSERLLGWIPRTIRTIPVVSTFMQAFPGLGDEFMPSLDEGSFLSMPSAMAHASIGEALDTLSKMDAAIASLPETTSAVGKLGRADSALDPAPLTMFEIMIEYSPEFLSDGDEHHLTFRYLPHETDLVRSIDGTPLTAPDGEPYIAQGRFLRDEQNQLIPDKNGFPFRLWRPALNTALNPERRAWKGIQSIDDLWNEITAVSRIPGSTSSPKMQPIETRLVMLQSGMRAPMGIKITGPDLTTVAETGLAFEKILKTVPALRPETLFSDRIEGKPYIEMIWNRQALAQYGISIDTARQILQMSIGGMTVTTIEGRQRFGVRIRYPRDRCDSLEDLASIMVASPTGARIPLDQLAEITYRRGPQVIKSEDTRLIGYVTFDKQPHISEIDAVQQARRAIEQRIDDGSLIIPPGVSYRFAGTYENQLRAAQTLRLILPITLIILFMIIYRQFSAVSTTLFVFSGIFAAWSGGFILLWLYAQPWFLDFTIWGTPLRDVFHVHTTHLSVAVWVGFLALFGMACNNGVLMATILTQSFHTDESLTRPQIRQRVIEAALLRVRPAIMTTATTLLALLPVLTAQGRGADIMGSMAIPVAGGMLIELITLFIVPVLFCARIEKKFQ; via the coding sequence ATGAATGAACACCCCCATCCAACCCCGTCACTGATGAATCGTGCCGCAGGGTTCTGTCTCAAAAATCCTTTTCTCGTGCTGCCGGTACTGCTGGGGGTGATTTTCTGGGGTATTTATACGGCACCCTTTGACTGGCATGTCCCCGGTCTGACCCGTGATCCTGTTCCCGTCGACGCCATTCCCGATATCGGCGAAAATCAGCAGATTGTTTTCACCCAGTGGACCGGTCGATCACCGCAGGATGTGGAAGATCAGATCACCTATCCCCTGACTGTGGCCCTGCTAGGCATTCCGGATATTAAAACCGTGCGCGGGTATTCGATGTTCGGGTTTTCCACCATCTATGTTACTTTCAAGGAATCCGCTGACTTTTATTCTTCGCGCACCCGTATTCTTGAAAAGCTTAATGCCTTGCCGCCCCATTTCCTTCCCGAAGATGTGAGCCCCACGCTGGGGCCGGATGCCACGGCGCTGGGTCAGATTTTCTGGTATACGCTGGAAGGACGCGACCCCGAAGGCCACCCCGTCGGCGGATGGAATCTCGAGGAGCTGCGTACCATTCAGGACGGCCAGGTACGCTATGCCCTGCAGGCGGCCGACGGCGTGGCGGAAGTCAGTTCCATCGGCGGATTTGTCCGCGAATATCAGGTCGATGCCGATCCGGATCTGCTGCGTCATTATGGTATTTCTATTACCCAGCTGGCGCAGGCGATTCGCCAGTCCAATACCGATACCGGCGCACGGACCATGGAAATCAATCGCGTGGAATATATGCTGCGCGGCGCAGGATTTATCCGGTCGGTCGAAGATGTCAATCTGACCGTGATTACGAATCGCGACGGGATCCCCGTCTATGTGCAGGATGTGGCCAAGGTTGCTGTGGGGCCCGCCCCTCGACGCGGTGCCTTGGATAAGGGAGGCATCGAAACCGTGGGCGGCGTTGCCGTCTCACGTTTCGGAGCCCATCCGCTGGCAACCATTCGCCACGTAAAAGAGAAAATAAGCGAACTTTCCGCTGGAATGCCTGAAAAGGTGTTCATTGATTTTTCACAGACCACCATGGCACAGGTACAGCAGTTTGCCGATGACGCGAATTTGCCGATTCCCGACGATGGACAGCTCGACCAGACGGCATGGCTGGGCTGGGCACGCCGTCATGATCTCAAGGACTATCCGGCATGGATGAAACGCAGCAAAGTGACGCTGATTCCTTTTTACGACAGAACCCGCCTCATTCATGAAACATTGAATACCCTGAATACCGCGATGATTCAGCAGGTGCTGGTAACCCTACTGGTGGTGATGGTGATGATTCGCCATGTACGGGCATCACTGCTGATTTCTTCGCTTATGCCGATGGCCATTTTGGGGACCTTTGTACTGATGAAATACACGGGTGTGGATGCCCATGTGATCGCCCTTTCCGGCATGGCCATTGCTATCGGCACCCTCGTAGATATGGGGATTGTGATGTGCGAGAATATCCGGCGCCATTTGGGTCTAGCCGATTTTTCTAAGGTTACATCACGTGATGTGATTTACGAGGCCGTGGCAGAAGTCAGCGGTGCCGTCACCACCGCCGTGGCTGCCACCATTGTTGGTTTTGCGCCGGTTTTCGCGTTGCAGGCCTCCGCAGGGAAACTCTTCCGTCCTCTGGCCTTCACCATAACCTACGCGCTGGGTGTCGCCCTGCTGCTTGCCCTGCTGGTACTTCCCACACTCGCTCGGATGTTACTGTCTCCCCGTAAAAAATCCGCTCTCACACGACGCATCGAAACGAGGCTCCCCGCAAAAGGTTTATCCCAGGGTGTCCGCATCCTTCCCTGGCTGGCCATCATTCCCGTACTGCTGTTTCTGGCGCAGGACTGGCTGCCTCTCGGCCCCGAACAGGGATTTATCCGCAATGCGCTGTTTGTGACCCTGCTCTGCGGTCTGTTTCTGGCGTTGTTTGGTCTGTTTCAGCACAATTATGCCGCATTGCTGGGGATAATGCTCAATCATAAGAAATGGTTTGCGCTGATCCCCCTGTCACTGGCCTGCTTCGGCATGCTGGGATGGCTGGGCTCTGAACGCCTGCTGGGCTGGATACCCCGAACCATTCGCACCATTCCCGTCGTATCTACGTTTATGCAGGCCTTCCCCGGATTGGGTGACGAATTTATGCCCTCGCTGGATGAGGGATCCTTTCTGTCCATGCCTTCGGCCATGGCCCATGCCTCTATCGGAGAAGCATTGGACACTCTGTCTAAAATGGATGCCGCTATTGCCTCGCTGCCGGAAACCACTTCTGCGGTGGGCAAACTGGGTCGCGCTGATTCCGCATTAGATCCCGCTCCCTTGACCATGTTTGAAATCATGATCGAATATTCCCCCGAATTCCTATCTGATGGCGACGAGCACCACCTGACGTTCCGCTATCTCCCCCATGAAACAGACCTCGTTCGTTCCATCGACGGAACCCCGCTGACCGCGCCCGACGGCGAACCCTACATCGCACAGGGCCGATTCCTTCGCGACGAACAAAATCAGCTCATTCCCGATAAAAACGGATTTCCCTTCCGTCTCTGGCGTCCCGCCCTGAATACCGCCCTCAATCCGGAACGCAGGGCATGGAAAGGGATTCAATCCATCGATGATCTGTGGAATGAAATCACCGCCGTTTCACGCATTCCCGGCTCCACCTCGTCACCGAAAATGCAGCCCATTGAAACCCGCCTGGTTATGCTCCAAAGCGGCATGCGCGCCCCCATGGGCATCAAAATCACCGGCCCCGATCTGACCACCGTGGCAGAAACCGGACTGGCCTTCGAAAAGATCCTGAAAACCGTCCCAGCCCTGCGACCGGAAACCCTGTTTTCCGACCGCATCGAAGGCAAACCCTATATTGAAATGATCTGGAACCGTCAGGCCTTGGCGCAATACGGCATCAGCATCGATACCGCCCGGCAAATCCTGCAAATGAGCATCGGCGGCATGACCGTCACCACCATCGAAGGGCGACAACGTTTTGGTGTACGCATTCGCTATCCCCGTGATCGATGCGACAGCCTGGAAGATCTTGCATCCATCATGGTGGCCTCGCCCACCGGAGCCCGGATCCCGCTGGATCAACTGGCCGAAATAACCTATCGACGCGGCCCCCAAGTCATCAAAAGCGAAGATACCCGACTCATCGGCTACGTGACCTTTGATAAACAGCCGCATATTTCCGAAATCGACGCCGTCCAGCAGGCTCGGCGCGCCATCGAACAACGCATCGACGACGGATCGCTGATCATTCCCCCCGGCGTATCCTATCGCTTTGCCGGCACCTATGAAAACCAGCTGCGGGCCGCTCAAACCCTGCGCCTCATCCTCCCCATCACCCTGATCATCCTCTTTATGATCATCTATCGCCAGTTCAGCGCGGTAAGTACCACCCTGTTCGTCTTCTCCGGCATCTTTGCCGCCTGGTCCGGCGGCTTCATCCTGCTCTGGCTTTATGCTCAGCCCTGGTTTCTCGATTTCACCATCTGGGGCACGCCGCTTCGCGATGTATTCCATGTCCACACCACCCACCTCAGCGTGGCTGTCTGGGTGGGATTCCTCGCCCTGTTCGGTATGGCCTGCAACAACGGTGTCCTCATGGCCACCATCCTCACCCAGTCCTTCCATACCGACGAATCCCTCACCCGCCCCCAAATCCGCCAGCGCGTCATCGAAGCCGCCCTCCTCCGCGTCCGACCCGCCATCATGACCACCGCCACCACCCTCCTCGCCCTGCTCCCCGTCCTCACCGCTCAGGGACGCGGTGCCGACATCATGGGCTCCATGGCCATCCCCGTCGCCGGCGGCATGCTCATCGAACTCATCACCCTCTTCATCGTCCCCGTCCTCTTCTGCGCCCGCATCGAAAAAAAGTTCCAGTGA
- a CDS encoding HAMP domain-containing histidine kinase, giving the protein MNNTLLDRPFPIDAGPSFAKYMMETSSLLVLLFRRDGTVIWYNKKAGALLGTAHINQGISGIFVDFTGLANIGKWAETEAPCLRSLNTASGMPVSYIFRFYKQNDYIIAMGECDCEKSDQLGSTMVELYQDLSNVTRELHRKNAELKQLNNLKNEFLGMAAHDMRSPIGNIQTLAGFLREDLSDTLSDEHNEFINTIIELSDFMLEMLSELLDITAIESGKLQLHLEHARIDKVVESAIALNQRHAADKKISILWTRAPETPESVLMDPRKILQCINNLISNAVKYSPLNSTIRITVKTTASACRIHVFDQGPGLKPEDCHSLFQPFHCLQTRPTGGETATGLGLAIVQKIITAHQGKAGVDSSVGHGSCFWVELPRDPSHTF; this is encoded by the coding sequence ATGAATAATACCCTTTTAGACCGGCCGTTCCCCATCGATGCGGGTCCATCATTTGCTAAATATATGATGGAAACAAGCTCGTTGCTTGTACTCCTGTTCAGGAGGGACGGGACGGTGATCTGGTACAATAAAAAAGCCGGAGCCCTTCTGGGAACGGCACATATTAATCAGGGGATATCAGGCATATTTGTCGATTTCACAGGTCTCGCGAATATTGGCAAATGGGCAGAAACAGAGGCACCCTGCCTGCGATCTTTAAACACCGCGTCCGGCATGCCGGTCAGTTATATTTTCCGGTTCTATAAACAGAATGATTATATCATCGCCATGGGTGAGTGTGACTGCGAGAAGTCGGATCAATTAGGCTCAACCATGGTAGAGCTATATCAGGACTTGAGTAATGTGACGCGCGAATTACACCGTAAAAATGCCGAATTAAAACAACTCAATAATTTAAAAAATGAATTTCTCGGTATGGCCGCACACGACATGCGCTCCCCCATTGGAAACATCCAAACGCTGGCAGGTTTTTTACGCGAAGATCTATCGGACACCCTGTCAGACGAACACAACGAGTTCATCAATACGATCATTGAACTAAGTGATTTTATGTTGGAAATGCTCAGCGAGCTGCTGGATATTACGGCCATAGAATCAGGAAAACTGCAGCTCCATCTTGAACATGCCCGTATCGACAAAGTCGTCGAGAGCGCCATCGCACTTAATCAACGCCATGCGGCGGATAAGAAGATATCTATTTTGTGGACACGTGCTCCTGAAACGCCCGAATCGGTGCTCATGGATCCCCGAAAAATACTCCAGTGTATCAACAATCTTATTTCGAATGCGGTTAAGTACTCCCCGCTTAACAGCACCATTCGTATTACAGTCAAAACCACAGCATCTGCATGCCGCATTCATGTTTTTGATCAAGGCCCGGGACTGAAACCAGAAGACTGCCACAGTTTGTTCCAACCCTTTCACTGCCTGCAAACCAGGCCCACCGGTGGAGAAACAGCAACCGGTCTCGGACTCGCCATCGTTCAAAAAATAATCACGGCGCATCAAGGAAAAGCCGGAGTAGACAGCTCTGTGGGTCACGGAAGCTGTTTCTGGGTCGAATTACCGCGTGATCCGTCACATACATTTTAA
- a CDS encoding TPM domain-containing protein — translation MKNRIRGLALLLLLAWGCTTSLLYAISVDDVPNPMTAQGLHVQDSAGVLSPEYIDMIEQRIRMVKQATGSELAVVTVDNLEGDTVDHYANLLFERFGVGRKDEDDGVLVLMSRDDRRIRIEVGYGLEGAINDAKAGRMLSNIAIPRIKEGSPGRGLYELTDALAREIYKENNLSYEDDVPDAWPPENLMETTEPEVMDDSGYTESEGGLAGLISALIAVPIVVLLFHLIYNPFQLMRLRMTRGRAGKVARAKKGLGGLTGVWIFGILATMMTASASGHNVLPTISCVGTMIFMSAWLVKKQKANVAWAEKWTMRCPTCHKPMQLMDEAEDNALLTPEEIAEEHAEGMDYEFWFCDDCHITERIDVKLSKASKCLKCHRRTLTQTSETLVQATRSHTGKIRKTTRCLNAACGYTVVKEIIVPKISSSSSSSSSGSSSSGGSFGGGSSGGGGASGGW, via the coding sequence ATGAAAAATAGAATACGTGGCCTTGCTTTACTTCTGCTCCTCGCCTGGGGATGCACGACATCGCTTTTGTACGCTATTTCCGTAGACGATGTGCCCAACCCGATGACTGCCCAGGGCCTCCACGTTCAGGACAGTGCCGGCGTGCTGAGCCCCGAGTATATTGATATGATCGAACAACGTATCCGGATGGTGAAACAGGCGACAGGCTCCGAATTAGCCGTGGTCACAGTCGATAATCTGGAGGGTGATACCGTGGATCATTATGCCAATCTTCTTTTCGAGCGCTTCGGCGTTGGACGCAAGGACGAAGATGACGGAGTACTGGTGCTGATGTCCCGCGATGATCGCCGCATACGAATTGAAGTCGGTTACGGTCTTGAAGGCGCCATCAATGATGCCAAAGCAGGCCGAATGTTGAGCAATATTGCCATCCCCCGCATCAAAGAAGGCAGCCCGGGACGCGGGTTATACGAACTCACCGATGCGCTGGCCCGAGAAATTTACAAGGAAAACAATCTCAGCTACGAAGACGATGTACCGGATGCCTGGCCCCCGGAAAACCTCATGGAAACGACGGAACCCGAGGTGATGGATGACAGCGGATACACCGAATCAGAAGGAGGTCTTGCCGGTCTTATTTCTGCATTGATCGCCGTTCCCATCGTTGTCCTGCTATTTCACTTGATATACAATCCATTTCAGTTAATGCGCTTACGCATGACTCGCGGGCGTGCCGGCAAAGTGGCACGCGCAAAAAAAGGCCTCGGCGGATTAACGGGCGTATGGATCTTCGGCATTCTGGCCACCATGATGACCGCAAGTGCCAGCGGGCATAATGTATTACCCACCATCTCCTGCGTGGGGACAATGATCTTTATGTCGGCCTGGCTCGTCAAGAAACAAAAAGCCAACGTCGCATGGGCGGAGAAATGGACCATGCGATGCCCAACATGCCACAAACCCATGCAGCTTATGGATGAAGCAGAAGATAATGCCCTGCTGACTCCTGAAGAGATAGCCGAAGAGCATGCGGAGGGAATGGATTATGAATTCTGGTTCTGCGATGACTGTCACATCACTGAACGCATCGATGTCAAATTATCGAAGGCTTCAAAGTGTCTGAAATGCCATCGCCGCACACTGACACAAACCTCGGAAACACTGGTTCAGGCAACGCGTTCGCATACCGGAAAAATACGTAAAACAACCCGTTGTCTCAATGCAGCCTGCGGGTATACCGTCGTAAAAGAAATCATCGTTCCCAAAATCAGCAGCAGTTCCTCTTCTTCCAGCAGTGGAAGCAGTTCCTCTGGCGGCTCCTTTGGCGGTGGGTCATCCGGTGGTGGCGGTGCCTCCGGCGGCTGGTAA
- a CDS encoding tetratricopeptide repeat protein, translated as MHWLSILGIILVISGLICSILGGEIKARKSASPDTDRIEAVSDEVKDLRDAHKQLVQQSEELVAENQRLKSENGSLAIKNSQIQDELDRTKEQLFAADTTEYEDEDEEEVIYREAQAVPAPEQKSSSALNVPADDDTYPDAETEFESIDHMKKLLADKNYEELQSFADGLIQVYSSWMAPRLYRGTALRYLGNKQDALNDFIFIVENGSGDPMYEKAERALKLMTSKIQDMLDTRQWPGLISACESSISREPEWGLPYYYMGLAYSHIGEKEKAIESLKSFLALQPDDQEAPRAERALRLLNSNIIDMQKKGDYMGLIRACEQEIQKDPTWMTPYYMLGLSYGNLGNRKKAIQNLEKFINEAPDDPDYENAIKVLNHLQGN; from the coding sequence ATGCATTGGCTCTCTATACTCGGCATTATCCTCGTCATATCTGGTCTCATTTGCAGCATTCTTGGCGGCGAAATCAAGGCACGTAAGAGTGCTTCACCGGATACGGATCGAATAGAAGCGGTATCAGACGAGGTGAAAGATCTCCGTGATGCGCATAAACAGCTGGTACAGCAATCCGAGGAACTGGTTGCTGAAAATCAGCGTCTAAAGTCAGAAAACGGTTCGCTGGCCATTAAAAACAGTCAAATCCAGGATGAACTGGATCGAACGAAAGAACAGCTTTTTGCAGCCGATACGACAGAATATGAGGACGAGGATGAGGAAGAGGTTATTTACCGGGAGGCGCAGGCCGTACCTGCACCAGAGCAAAAATCATCCAGCGCGCTGAATGTACCGGCAGACGATGACACCTATCCCGACGCAGAGACCGAATTCGAATCCATTGATCATATGAAGAAACTGCTGGCGGACAAAAACTATGAGGAACTTCAATCATTTGCCGATGGACTGATTCAAGTCTACAGCAGCTGGATGGCACCTCGGCTTTATCGCGGCACCGCATTGCGTTATCTTGGTAATAAGCAGGATGCGCTGAACGACTTTATTTTCATTGTCGAAAACGGCTCCGGTGATCCCATGTATGAGAAGGCAGAACGGGCCCTCAAACTGATGACATCGAAGATTCAGGACATGCTGGATACACGACAATGGCCGGGCCTCATCAGTGCATGCGAAAGTTCGATTTCACGCGAACCGGAATGGGGGCTCCCCTATTACTACATGGGACTCGCCTACAGTCATATCGGTGAAAAAGAAAAAGCAATAGAGTCGCTTAAAAGCTTTCTCGCTCTGCAGCCCGACGATCAGGAGGCCCCCCGGGCTGAGCGGGCGCTGCGACTCTTAAACAGCAACATCATTGATATGCAGAAAAAAGGTGATTATATGGGACTTATTCGTGCCTGTGAACAGGAAATCCAAAAGGATCCGACATGGATGACCCCCTACTACATGCTCGGCCTGTCCTATGGCAATCTGGGCAACAGGAAGAAAGCCATCCAGAATTTAGAAAAATTCATTAACGAAGCACCAGATGATCCCGATTATGAAAATGCCATCAAAGTGCTTAATCATTTACAGGGCAATTAG